One window from the genome of Coturnix japonica isolate 7356 chromosome 21, Coturnix japonica 2.1, whole genome shotgun sequence encodes:
- the TMEM269 gene encoding transmembrane protein 269 isoform X4 produces MWMVSPPVDEGSHQLAWLWDHGKGIFQYTKKLFLSRPAGRAQVLEFIRKNAANALSMANLMVGLSSILCSLNSQYHCSCWLLLLGFLLDLADGAVARQLDACSALGAKLDDFADFTSFGLATALLLQPRGMLDGLLVIAYVLAVFARLCFFSSGIPFTYRGLPCPYASSLLASTFLLTGGHVVLLRVAAIAMVLFMVDRGFYPHDKVLESQCWKKVIYAGGIVAILFSPTTVAPIYYLAWSASYILLPFAIWSCKA; encoded by the exons GTATCTTCCAGTACACCAAGAAGCTGTTCCTGAGCAGGCCGGCGGGACGGGCGCAGGTGCTGGAGTTCATCCGGAAAAATGCGGCCAACGCGCTCTCCATGGCCAACCTGATGGTGGGGCTCTCCTCCATCCTCTGCAGCCTCAACAG CCAGTAccactgctcctgctggctgctcctgctgggctTCCTGCTCGATTTGGCCGACGGAGCCGTCGCCCGGCAGCTTGACGCCTGCTCAGCACTGG GAGCCAAGCTGGATGACTTTGCCGACTTCACATCCTTCGGGCTGGCCAcggcactgctgctgcagccacgcGGCATGCTGGACGGGCTGCTGGTCATCGCGTACGTGCTGGCTGTCTTTGCCCGCCTCTGCTTCTTCTCTAGTG GGATCCCCTTCACCTACCGGGGCTTGCCATGCCCCTACGCTTCGTCGCTGTTGGCCAGCACCTTCTTGCTGACGGGTGGCCACGTGGTGCTGCTGCGCGTTGCTGCTATTGCCATGGTCCTCTTCATGGTTGACCGCGGGTTCTACCCCCACGACAAAGTGCTGGAGTCACAGTGCTGGAAGAAAGTGATCTATGCCGGAG GCATTGTGGCCATCCTGTTCTCGCCCACAACGGTTGCTCCCATCTACTACCTCGCCTGGTCGGCGTCGTACATCTTACTCCCCTTTGCCATCTGGAGCTGCAAAGCCTAA
- the TRIM62 gene encoding E3 ubiquitin-protein ligase TRIM62, with product MACSLKDELLCSICLSIYQDPVSFGCEHYFCRRCITEHWVRQEPQGTRDCPECRRTFTEPTLAPSLKLANIVERYSAFPLDAILGAQRSPFPCKDHEKVKLFCLTDRTVVCFFCDEPAVHEQHQVTNVDDAFDELQRELKEQLQGLQESERGHTEALHLLKRQLADTKSSAKSLRATIAEAFERLHRLLRERQKAMLEELEADTARTLTDIEQKIQRYSQQLRKVQEGSQILQERLAEADKHAFLAGVASLSERLKGKIHETNLTYEDFPTSKYMGPLQYTIWKSLFQDIHPVPAALTLDPGTAHQRLILSDDCTIVAYGNLHPQPLQDSPRRFDVEVSVLGTQAFGGGVHYWEVVVSEKTQWMIGLAHEAVTRKGSIQIQPSRGFYCIVMHDGNQYSACTEPWTRLNVKSKLEKVGVFLDYDKGLLIFYNADDMSWLYTFREKFPGKLCSYFSPGQSHANGKNVQPLRINTVRI from the exons atgGCCTGCAGCCTGAAGgatgagctgctgtgctccatcTGCCTCAGCATCTACCAGGACCCGGTGAGCTTCGGCTGTGAGCACTACTTCTGCCGTCGCTGCATCACGGAGCACTGGGTGCGCCAGGAGCCTCAGGGCACCCGTGACTGCCCCGAGTGCCGCCGCACCTTCACAGAGCCCACGTTGGCCCCCAGCCTGAAACTGGCCAACATCGTGGAGCGCTACAGCGCCTTCCCCCTGGATGCCATCCTGGGGGCTCAGCGCAGCCCCTTCCCCTGCAAGGACCATGAGAAGGTGAAGCTCTTCTGCCTCACCGACCGCACCGTTGTCTGCTTCTTCTGCGATGAGCCGGCTGTGCACGAGCAGCACCAGGTCACCAATGTGGATGATGCCTTCGATGAGCTGCAG CgggagctgaaggagcagctgcagggtcTGCAGGAGAGCGAGCGAGGCCACACCGAGGCTCTGCACCTCCTCAAGAGGCAGCTGGCTGACACCAAG TCCTCAGCCAAAAGCCTGAGGGCCACCATCGCGGAGGCCTTCGAGCGGCTGCACCGTCTGCTGCGGGAACGGCAGAAGGCgatgctggaggagctggaggccgACACAGCGCGGACGCTGACCGACATCGAGCAGAAGATCCAGCGCTACAGCCAGCAGCTGCGCAAGGTGCAGGAGGGCAGCCAGATCCTGCAGGAGCGTCTGGCTGAGGCCGACAAACATGCCTTCCTGGCTGGTGTTGCATCTCTGTCTGAGAG GTTGAAGGGGAAGATCCATGAGACCAACCTGACCTACGAGGACTTCCCCACCTCCAAGTACATGGGGCCGCTGCAGTACACCATCTGGAAGTCGCTCTTCCAGGACATCCACCCCG TGCCCGCTGCATTGACGCTGGACCCCGGCACGGCCCACCAGCGCCTCATCCTCTCTGACGACTGCACCATCGTGGCCTACGGCAACCTGCACCCGCAGCCGCTGCAGGACTCGCCGCGCCGCTTTGACGTGGAGGTGTCGGTGCTGGGCACGCAGGCGTTCGGCGGCGGAGTGCACTactgggaggtggtggtgtccGAGAAGACGCAGTGGATGATCGGGTTGGCACACGAGGCCGTCACCCGCAAGGGCAGCATCCAGATCCAGCCCAGTCGGGGCTTCTACTGCATCGTCATGCACGACGGGAACCAATACAGCGCCTGCACCGAGCCCTGGACGCGGCTCAACGTCAAGAGCAAGCTGGAGAAAGTGGGCGTCTTCCTGGACTATGACAAGGGGCTGCTCATCTTCTACAATGCCGACGACATGTCCTGGCTCTACACCTTCCGGGAGAAGTTCCCGGGGAAGCTGTGCTCCTATTTCAGCCCCGGGCAGAGCCACGCCAACGGGAAGAACGTGCAACCGCTGCGCATCAACACTGTGCGCATCTAG
- the SVBP gene encoding small vasohibin-binding protein: MEPSGGRKELKQRQRAEIYALNRVMTELEQRQFDAFCKQMQHGAE; encoded by the exons ATGGAGCCGAGCGGGGGGCGGAAGGAGCTGAAGCAGCGGCAGCGGGCGGAG ATCTACGCGCTGAACCGCGTGATGACGGAGCTGGAGCAGCGGCAGTTCGACGCGTTCTGCAAACAGATGCAGCACGGCGCGGAGTGA
- the TMEM269 gene encoding transmembrane protein 269 isoform X5, with protein MWMVSPPVGIFQYTKKLFLSRPAGRAQVLEFIRKNAANALSMANLMVGLSSILCSLNSQYHCSCWLLLLGFLLDLADGAVARQLDACSALGAKLDDFADFTSFGLATALLLQPRGMLDGLLVIAYVLAVFARLCFFSSGIPFTYRGLPCPYASSLLASTFLLTGGHVVLLRVAAIAMVLFMVDRGFYPHDKVLESQCWKKVIYAGGIVAILFSPTTVAPIYYLAWSASYILLPFAIWSCKA; from the exons GTATCTTCCAGTACACCAAGAAGCTGTTCCTGAGCAGGCCGGCGGGACGGGCGCAGGTGCTGGAGTTCATCCGGAAAAATGCGGCCAACGCGCTCTCCATGGCCAACCTGATGGTGGGGCTCTCCTCCATCCTCTGCAGCCTCAACAG CCAGTAccactgctcctgctggctgctcctgctgggctTCCTGCTCGATTTGGCCGACGGAGCCGTCGCCCGGCAGCTTGACGCCTGCTCAGCACTGG GAGCCAAGCTGGATGACTTTGCCGACTTCACATCCTTCGGGCTGGCCAcggcactgctgctgcagccacgcGGCATGCTGGACGGGCTGCTGGTCATCGCGTACGTGCTGGCTGTCTTTGCCCGCCTCTGCTTCTTCTCTAGTG GGATCCCCTTCACCTACCGGGGCTTGCCATGCCCCTACGCTTCGTCGCTGTTGGCCAGCACCTTCTTGCTGACGGGTGGCCACGTGGTGCTGCTGCGCGTTGCTGCTATTGCCATGGTCCTCTTCATGGTTGACCGCGGGTTCTACCCCCACGACAAAGTGCTGGAGTCACAGTGCTGGAAGAAAGTGATCTATGCCGGAG GCATTGTGGCCATCCTGTTCTCGCCCACAACGGTTGCTCCCATCTACTACCTCGCCTGGTCGGCGTCGTACATCTTACTCCCCTTTGCCATCTGGAGCTGCAAAGCCTAA